The sequence GTGTTGCCGCTGGCGGGATGCGCCCTGGGGCCGGACTATCGCCGCCCGGCCATGTCGCTGCCCGATGCATGGCCGGAGAACACCGCGTTGCGAGGTGAGGGCGCCGAGGATTGGCAGGATTGGTGGAGGCGCTTCGATGATTCAGCCCTGGACAAACTGGTGGCCCGCGCCGTTCAGGATAATCCGGACGTGCGAATGCAGGCGGCCCGCGTGCGGGAAGCCCGGGCTCGCCTGGGCTACAGCACGGCCGATCAATTCCCCACGGTGGGGATCCAGGCCGACGCGATTCGCCAGCAGGCATCCGGTCAGGCCGCGGGCCTGTCCCAAGGCCGTGGGCCGGTCGGAAACCTGTTTTCCCTGGCCGGCGTGCTTAGCTACGAGGTTGACATCTGGGGCCGACTAGCCCGGGAGCGCGAGGCATCCGAGGCCCTGCTGCAGGGGAGTGTGTACGCCCATGAGGCCGTGCGTCTGGCCGTGATCGCCGAAGTGGTGGGCACGTATTTCAGCCTGCAGGCGGCTCGCCGGGAACTGGAGATTACCCGGCAGGCATTGGGCATCCTCGAGGAAACCTATCGATTGGAGGCGATCCGGTTCAAGCATGGTCAGGTCGACGAGCTGGTCCTGCGTCAAGCCGAGTCCGAATTGGAGGCGACCAGGGCGATGCTGCCGCTTCAACACAGACAGGCCCGGATGTTGGAGGGCGCCCTGGGCATTCTCGCGGGTCTGAGTCCGGCTGAGCTGTTGGCTGAGCCGGACATGGGCACGCGGATCCTTGCGAACATGCGTGACCCCGGCGGCATGCCCCTGGTGCTGCCTTCGGAACTGCTATCCCGCCGACCGGATGTCCGGGCCGTGGAAGAGGCCCTCCGGGCCGCTTCGGCCCGGATCGGAATCACCCAGGCGGAGCGGTTGCCCAAGCTGAACTTGGCTGCCCTCCTAGGCGGGACGTCCGTGGAGGCGGACGATCTGTTTACTTCTTCAGCCAGAACCTGGAGCCTGGGCGTTGGAGCGGCCGGCCCGTTGTTGGACTTCGGGCGCAACAAGGCCCGAGTGGAATCCGCCGAGGCGCAGTTCGCGCAGGCGGAAATTGACTACATGGCCACGGTGAACCAAGCCTTCAATGAGGTGCGGGATGCCTTGGTCTTTTATCAAAGCTCCCGTGAATACATGGATACCGTTGCGCGACAACTGGTTATCGCCCGGCGCACCGAGGAACTGGCGGACATTCGCTATCGCCAGGGCTTGGTGCGTTTCATCGAGTTTCTCGACGCCCACCGGACGCGATTGGCCGCGGAACAGAATCTGAACAATGCCGTCAGAGACGTGTTCAGCGCCACGGCTACCCTGTTCAAGGCTCTGGGCGGAGGATGGACTGGGGAGCACGATAGAGCGGGAATGACGCCAGTGGGTTTTCATCCGGAAAGTTTAACGAAGAGATGAGAAATGCGGATTTGATTGTCTGGTTGTTGGCAACGGTTGCAACATTGTGCCTTGCCGAGTTTTTTTCGAACCAAGGAGGTTTTGTTTCGCCAGCCTGCTCACGACTGATTAATCATGTGTAAACAAGTCGGGAAAGGTTGTTTTTTCAACAGGACAGGCCGTGTATTTATTCTCATCATTTTAATGGGATGATGGATGACAATCGTATGGCATGCTTCATGCTTTAACAGTGAGACAAACAAGGTCCGACTCCGTGAAAAAATAGCGACCGGGAGGTCTCATGCACGATGTCAAAGATGGCGCGGTGGCGCGCCCCAGTACCCTTTCCAGGCGAACTTTTCTGAAAACCGCGGGAGTGGTCGGCGCGGCGGCGGTTTTGCCCATGAACGCCGGCTCCGTCGGGGCAGCCGGTCGCCCGGAAGAGTTGGCCACGGTTTTGGACATCAGCCAGTGCATCGGCTGCGGGGCCTGCGTGGAGGCCTGCCGGGAGATCAACGGGCACAAGCATCCAAAGCCGGAGAAGCCGTTTCCGGAGATGTTCCCCAAGCGGGTGCAGGCCGAGGACTGGACGGAGCGACGGTTCACGGACGACCGGCTGACCCCGTTTAACTGGTTGTATATTCAAACCGCGGCTGGGGAGTGGAACGGCAAGCCTTTCGAGCTGCACATCCCCAGGCGCTGCCTGCACTGCCAAAACCCGCCCTGCGCCAATCTCTGTCCCTGGGGCGCGGCCCTGCGCCAAGCCGACGGCATAGTGCGCATCAACGAAAAGATCTGCCTGGGCGGGGGCAAATGCCGCGACGTCTGTCCCTGGGAGATCCCGCAGCGTCAGACCGGCGTGGGGCTGTACCTGGATCT comes from Desulfonatronum thiodismutans and encodes:
- a CDS encoding 4Fe-4S dicluster domain-containing protein, with amino-acid sequence MHDVKDGAVARPSTLSRRTFLKTAGVVGAAAVLPMNAGSVGAAGRPEELATVLDISQCIGCGACVEACREINGHKHPKPEKPFPEMFPKRVQAEDWTERRFTDDRLTPFNWLYIQTAAGEWNGKPFELHIPRRCLHCQNPPCANLCPWGAALRQADGIVRINEKICLGGGKCRDVCPWEIPQRQTGVGLYLDLMPRIAGNGVMYKCDRCYQRVAQGHEPACIEVCPMHIQHIGPRSEMLELARKLAADMDGYVYGAEENGGANTFYVSPVPFDVLNATLQTGPGRPHLKPVQDVMAKAENLTWALVAAPLAGIAAGLLTGARAMAQKESGHE
- a CDS encoding efflux transporter outer membrane subunit; translation: MYRRCFFLFRMVAVLLVFAVLPLAGCALGPDYRRPAMSLPDAWPENTALRGEGAEDWQDWWRRFDDSALDKLVARAVQDNPDVRMQAARVREARARLGYSTADQFPTVGIQADAIRQQASGQAAGLSQGRGPVGNLFSLAGVLSYEVDIWGRLAREREASEALLQGSVYAHEAVRLAVIAEVVGTYFSLQAARRELEITRQALGILEETYRLEAIRFKHGQVDELVLRQAESELEATRAMLPLQHRQARMLEGALGILAGLSPAELLAEPDMGTRILANMRDPGGMPLVLPSELLSRRPDVRAVEEALRAASARIGITQAERLPKLNLAALLGGTSVEADDLFTSSARTWSLGVGAAGPLLDFGRNKARVESAEAQFAQAEIDYMATVNQAFNEVRDALVFYQSSREYMDTVARQLVIARRTEELADIRYRQGLVRFIEFLDAHRTRLAAEQNLNNAVRDVFSATATLFKALGGGWTGEHDRAGMTPVGFHPESLTKR